In one Saccharomyces eubayanus strain FM1318 chromosome VI, whole genome shotgun sequence genomic region, the following are encoded:
- the BNA6 gene encoding nicotinate-nucleotide diphosphorylase (carboxylating) has product MPVYEHLLPVNGAWRQDVTNWLSEDVPSFDFGGYVVGSDSKEANLYCKQDGMLCGVPFAQEVFDQCQVQVEWFFKEGCILEPSKNDSGKLVVAKIIGPAKNILLAERTALNILSRCSGIATASHRIICLARSTGYKGTIAGTRKTTPGLRRLEKYSMLVGGCDTHRYDLSSMVMLKDNHIWATGSITKAVKNARSVCGFAVKIEVECLSEEEAMEAIEAGADVIMLDNFEGDGLKKCAQSLKGKWDGKRHFLLECSGGLKLDNLEEYLCDDIDIYSTSSIHQGTGVIDFSLKLAH; this is encoded by the coding sequence ATGCCTGTATACGAACACTTATTACCTGTTAACGGAGCATGGAGACAAGATGTCACCAATTGGCTTAGTGAAGACGTGCcctcttttgattttggtgGTTACGTTGTAGGTTCCGATTCGAAGGAGGCCAATCTATACTGTAAGCAAGATGGTATGCTGTGCGGGGTTCCCTTTGCCCAAGAGGTCTTTGACCAATGTCAAGTGCAAGTTGAATGGTTTTTCAAGGAAGGTTGCATCTTGGAACCTTCGAAGAATGACTCTGGCAAGCTAGTCGTAGCCAAAATTATTGGACCCGCTAAAAACATCTTGCTAGCGGAAAGGACTGCCTTAAACATCCTTAGTAGATGTAGTGGGATTGCCACCGCTTCGCACAGGATTATTTGCTTGGCACGTTCTACAGGTTACAAGGGTACCATTGCGGGAACAAGAAAGACTACACCTGGGTTACGTCGGTTAGAAAAGTATTCAATGCTCGTAGGTGGATGTGACACCCACAGGTACGACCTTTCCTCTATGGTAATGCTCAAAGACAATCACATTTGGGCTACCGGTTCYATAACAAAGGCTGTTAAGAATGCTAGGTCTGTGTGCGGGTTTGCCGTGAAGATTGAAGTCGAATGTTTGAGTGAAGAGGAAGCCATGGAAGCCATTGAGGCTGGCGCGGATGTCATCATGTTAGACAACTTCGAAGGTGATGGTTTGAAGAAGTGTGCTCAGAGTTTGAAGGGCAAATGGGATGGTAAAAGACATTTTCTCTTGGAATGTAGCGGTGGCTTGAAATTGGACAACCTCGAAGAGTATTTGTGTGACGACATTGACATTTACAGCACCAGCAGTATTCATCAAGGTACCGGTGTAATCGACTTCTCACTGAAACTTGctcattga
- the CNN1 gene encoding centromere-binding protein CNN1: MSTPRKATSDKEDAEVSEIRTPFRERALEEQRLKDEILIRSTPGYRKLISTSVKSHDILNKDPKEVRSFLQDLSQALARESQDNDTNANENRARNLIDELTYEENRIEDDNFLQSSSGKTTDSNNDYDTHAGYTSLSQTVFAQLQERDKGIKSRKIDPIIIQDALMAEEENEFQTTPSRDGKSISMNVLETPPGFGRDRTDELSMHGQKSIPITEQDEGLSEPLPDPSSMNREEEEGEEEEEEEEEEEEEEEEDGAFKDTNNEDADNPVHDPTRLHVPTIRHATVKPLEIRDLKHLTRQFLNENEIILPNQSWSAIQEESLHIMDFLNQKLGSLQKQDLVDSFIDMGIIQNVDDMFELAHELLPLEHQSKIETYLF; this comes from the coding sequence ATGAGTACCCCAAGGAAGGCCACCAGTGATAAAGAAGACGCGGAAGTCTCAGAGATCAGAACGCCTTTTCGAGAAAGAGCGCTTGAAGAACAACGTCTCAAGGATGAGATACTGATCAGAAGTACACCAGGCTATAGGAAACTCATATCCACCTCTGTCAAGTCCCATGATATTCTCAACAAAGACCCCAAAGAAGTACGAAGTTTCTTGCAAGATTTGAGCCAAGCTCTAGCACGCGAATCGCAAGATAACGATACAAATGCAAACGAGAATCGAGCTCGTAACCTGATAGATGAATTAACGTACGAGGAAAACCGAATAGAGGATGACAATTTCCTCCAGAGTAGTAGTGGGAAGACCACAGATAGCAACAATGATTATGACACGCATGCAGGCTACACTTCGTTATCACAAACTGTGTTTGCACAACTACAAGAAAGAGATAAAGGCATTAAAAGCAGGAAGATTGATCCGATCATTATACAAGATGCTCTAAtggcagaagaagagaacgAGTTCCAAACAACTCCCTCACGAGATGGTAAAAGTATCTCTATGAATGTTTTGGAGACGCCACCTGGCTTTGGGAGGGATCGCACAGATGAACTGTCGATGCATGGTCAGAAGTCGATCCCTATAACAGAACAAGATGAAGGACTGTCTGAACCATTGCCCGATCCATCTTCAATGAatagagaagaagaagaaggggaggaggaagaagaggaagaggaagaagaggaagaggaagaggaagaagacggTGCGTTCAAGGATACAAATAACGAGGACGCAGACAATCCGGTACATGATCCCACGCGTTTGCATGTTCCTACAATAAGACATGCTACGGTGAAACCGTTAGAAATAAGGGACTTAAAGCATTTAACAAGACAATTTTtaaacgaaaatgaaataatatTACCCAACCAATCATGGTCCGCCATACAGGAAGAGTCTTTGCACATAATGGACTTTTTAAATCAGAAACTGGGGTCATTGCAAAAGCAAGATCTTGTGGATTCATTTATCGACATGGGTATTATTCAAAACGTTGACGATATGTTCGAGCTCGCGCATGAATTGCTTCCCTTGGAACACCAATCAAAGATCGAAACTTACTTATTCTGA
- the MRX20 gene encoding Mrx20p, whose amino-acid sequence MTYPFEYLKTGLQLQPKGTAFEIILPQIKSYFVGISALNLAAFGKTIVRFITFDKLCQSLNNNTENNDNFQRLTGPNLLVAGTLTGIVESLFIIPFENIKTTMIQSAMVDPKTLEKAHPQASGKPTFHKPTTKAASVTRIEKLLPTVKHMYHTRGLSAFVQGTTPTLFRQIANTSIQFTAYTAFKRLLQGRNDKSSSVITGLATSFTLVAMTQPIDVVKTRMMSQNAKTEYRNTLNCMYRIFVQEGMATFWKGSIFRFMKVGISGGLTFAVYEQVSLLMGFSSRS is encoded by the coding sequence ATGACGTATCCCTTTGAGTACTTGAAGACCGGCTTACAGCTGCAGCCCAAGGGTACCGCTTTTGAGATCATCTTGCCCCAGATTAAGTCGTATTTCGTGGGTATTTCCGCTTTGAACCTGGCCGCATTTGGTAAGACTATTGTGAGGTTCATTACGTTTGACAAGTTATGTCAATCTTTGAATAACAACACCGAAAATAATGACAACTTCCAAAGATTGACGGGTCCCAACCTGCTGGTTGCCGGTACATTAACCGGTATAGTGGAGAGTCTGTTTATCATCCCCTTTGAAAACATAAAGACCACCATGATTCAGTCAGCAATGGTCGATCCTAAAACATTGGAGAAGGCCCACCCTCAAGCTAGTGGGAAGCCCACTTTCCATAAACCGACCACCAAGGCCGCCTCTGTGACTCGTATCGAAAAACTTTTGCCTACAGTCAAACACATGTATCACACAAGAGGCCTTTCGGCATTTGTCCAGGGAACAACCCCTACCTTATTTAGGCAGATAGCAAACACTTCCATCCAGTTTACTGCGTACACAGCGTTCAAACGGCTGTTGCAAGGAAGAAACGATAAGTCGTCGTCAGTAATCACAGGACTAGCCACATCCTTTACGCTTGTGGCAATGACTCAACCCATTGACGTCGTAAAGACAAGGATGATGAGCCAAAATGCTAAAACCGAATATAGAAATACACTCAACTGTATGTATAGAATATTTGTCCAAGAAGGTATGGCCACATTCTGGAAAGGTTCCATTTTTAGATTCATGAAAGTTGGTATTTCTGGTGGGTTAACGTTTGCTGTTTACGAACAGGTCAGTTTGTTAATGGGCTTCTCCTCCAGGTCGTGA
- the DUG1 gene encoding metallodipeptidase yields MHLFHPSWQTNILCICLPKSLIFVAQNGLGNNVSKKKLQYNSDPFFLSVNHFVYCPNYPRASSTSMSHSLTSVFQKIDALKPQFFNRLTKAIQIPAVSSDESLRPKLFEKAKFISEQLSQSGFYDIKLVDLGIQPPPIATPNLSLPPVILSRFGNDPAKKTVLVYGHYDVQPAQLDDGWDTEPFKLIIDEANGIMKGRGITDDTGPLLSWINVVEAFSASGKEFPVNLVTCFEGMEESGSLKLDELIEKEATGYFKGVDAVCISDNYWLGTKKPVLTYGLRGCNYYQTIIEGPGADLHSGIFGGVVAEPMIDLMRVLGSLVDSKGKILVDGIDEMVAPLTEKEKALYKDIEFSVEELNAATGSKTSLYEKKEDILMHRWRYPSLSIHGVEGAFSAQGAKTVIPAKVFGKFSIRTVPDMDSERLTSLVQKHCDAKFKSLGSPNKCRTELIHDGAYWVSDPFNAQFTAAKKATKLVYGVDPDFTREGGSIPITLTFEKALKTSVLLLPMGRGDDGAHSINEKLDISNFIGGMKTMAAYLQYYAESPEN; encoded by the coding sequence ATGCACTTATTCCATCCTTCTTGGCAGACCAATATATTATGCATTTGTTTGCCAAAATCCCTTATATTCGTCGCTCAAAACGGCTTAGGAAATAATgtgtcaaaaaaaaagctgcAGTATAATAGCGACCCGTTTTTCTTATCAGTCAAccattttgtttattgcCCAAACTACCCCAGAGCATCATCCACAAGCATGTCTCACTCACTGACTtcagttttccaaaaaatcgACGCCTTGAAGCCTCAGTTCTTCAACAGACTGACCAAGGCCATTCAAATCCCTGCGGTTTCTTCAGACGAATCATTAAGGCCTAAGCTTTTCGAAAAAGCCAAGTTTATCTCCGAGCAATTGTCCCAATCAGGGTTCTATGACATCAAGTTGGTGGACCTGGGCATTCAGCCTCCACCAATCGCTACACCCAACTTGTCTCTGCCACCTGTGATCCTGTCTAGGTTCGGCAACGACCCTGCGAAGAAGACCGTATTAGTATATGGTCATTATGATGTCCAGCCTGCTCAATTGGACGACGGTTGGGATACTGAGCCCTTTAAGCTGATTATTGATGAAGCTAATGGCATTATGAAAGGTAGAGGGATCACCGATGACACTGGTCCATTGTTGTCCTGGATCAACGTTGTGGAAGCGTTCAGTGCATCCGGGAAAGAGTTCCCCGTTAACCTGGTCACCTGTTTCGAAGGTATGGAGGAAAGTGGTTCTTTAAAACTGGATGAACTGATCGAAAAGGAAGCCACTGGCTACTTCAAAGGCGTGGACGCTGTCTGCATCTCCGATAATTATTGGCTAGGCACCAAGAAACCTGTTTTGACTTACGGTCTAAGGGGTTGCAACTACTATCAAACTATCATTGAAGGTCCAGGCGCTGATTTGCACTCCGGTATCTTTGGGGGTGTTGTCGCCGAACCAATGATCGACTTGATGCGCGTCTTGGGTTCTCTTGTAGATTCCAAGGGTAAAATCTTGGTTGACGGTATTGATGAAATGGTTGCTCCTTTGactgaaaaggaaaaggccCTATACAAGGATATAGAATTCAGCGTAGAAGAGTTGAACGCTGCTACCGGCTCCAAGACTAGTTTGTacgaaaagaaggaagacATCTTGATGCATAGATGGAGATACCCTTCATTATCCATTCATGGTGTAGAAGGTGCCTTTTCCGCTCAAGGTGCGAAGACTGTCATCCCAGCAAAGGTCTTTGGTAAATTCTCTATCAGAACGGTTCCAGACATGGACTCTGAAAGACTGACCTCTTTGGTTCAAAAGCACTGTGATGCCAAATTCAAGTCGTTGGGCTCCCCAAACAAATGTAGGACTGAACTAATTCATGATGGTGCCTACTGGGTTTCGGATCCATTCAATGCTCAATTTACCGCTGCCAAGAAGGCCACCAAGTTGGTCTACGGCGTTGATCCTGATTTCACCAGAGAGGGTGGCTCTATCCCAATTACTTTGACCTTTGAAAAGGCCTTGAAGACAAGTGTCTTGCTGTTACCAATGGGTAGAGGTGATGACGGTGCCCATTCAATCAACGAGAAGTTGGATATTTCCAACTTTATTGGCGGTATGAAAACTATGGCTGCTTACTTGCAGTACTACGCTGAATCGCCAGAAAACTAA
- the RMD8 gene encoding Rmd8p — translation MSYKANQPSPGEMPKRSPSILVTDARSSKNRISAPFAGHAAGSRKSMENKNVERSQGIRSSNVGPSPMMKPAHSRRRSSGRFSDISIDNILSDNSEIPSARREERLSSSSSDRPRYYERLNSRRKMINPLPPRTSKTSQKLVLIPEEDDLNQFRNTPHNALDRQRPKVGSMKSSSHDRLPRHLREKPMARITAYNVADGFNLNLLYRFLEETHEVSPRLYDECLYVAYTLPLLPGKGGFRIKSNISKKTVGGKTLIDNLIDTSEQRDHHYEYYSGVETVEDANNNYELETNGGNNSTSQDTVTVPDHLPNPVGQQDSFNPMEPQFFAEETPLELEKRERIERMNMLKKEENDADDNGNSNSINDDDDDTENYVLEGTDQYLKSSRSPPSSASSAYTPSPPSSARRDSNRGYEMQKDNEHEGNDRHAEIFIFHYGVIVFWNFTEIQEKNILGDITFADYKNLMIRPLDEQDIETEQFHFEYDRDTERPRIFNDIVTLRSGDHIIELTLSHAIAQSSKLSRFESRISPILISVTKLPKRLALYGTLGLKREQLLKKSGKLFKLRVDVNLSSTILDTPEFFWSFEPSLHPLYVAMREYLEIDQRVQVLNDRCKVFLEFFDICVDSVAERNMARVTWWFILVILFGVIFSLAEIFVRYIIIHRHSTK, via the coding sequence ATGAGTTACAAGGCGAATCAGCCATCTCCTGGGGAGATGCCTAAAAGGTCACCGTCCATCCTGGTGACGGATGCAAGATCATCCAAGAATAGAATAAGTGCACCGTTTGCTGGCCATGCTGCCGGAAGCAGAAAGAGTATGGAAAACAAGAACGTGGAGAGATCGCAGGGCATTCGCTCTTCCAATGTAGGGCCTTCGCCAATGATGAAACCCGCACATTCAAGAAGGCGATCCTCTGGTAGATTTAGCGATATTTCTATAGACAATATTCTTTCTGACAATTCAGAAATTCCCTCCGCCAGAAGGGAGGAACGACTCTCCAGCTCGTCAAGTGATAGACCTCGATACTACGAACGTCTAAATTCACGCAGAAAAATGATCAATCCCTTACCTCCAAGAACATCTAAGACATCGCAAAAATTAGTACTGATAcccgaagaagatgatttaAACCAATTTCGAAACACGCCGCACAATGCTTTGGACAGACAAAGACCGAAGGTGGGTTCTATGAAGTCTAGCTCTCATGACCGATTGCCCCGTCATTTGAGAGAGAAACCCATGGCAAGAATCACGGCGTATAACGTCGCTGACGGATTTAATCTGAACCTGCTGTACAGATTTTTGGAGGAGACTCATGAAGTTTCACCAAGATTATATGACGAATGTCTGTACGTCGCGTACACTTTGCCGTTATTGCCAGGTAAAGGCGGGTTCAGGATAAAATCGAACATATCCAAGAAAACAGTCGGCGGTAAGACATTGATCGATAATTTGATAGATACTAGTGAACAAAGAGATCATCATTATGAATATTACTCAGGAGTCGAAACTGTAGAAGACGCAAATAATAATTACGAATTAGAAACCAATGGGGGAAACAATAGTACGAGCCAAGATACTGTTACTGTCCCGGATCATTTACCCAATCCAGTGGGTCAACAGGATTCTTTCAATCCTATGGAACCACAGTTCTTTGCAGAAGAAACCCCCTTGGAATTAGAGAAACGAGAAAGAATCGAAAGAATGAATAtgttaaagaaagaagagaacGATGCTGACGATAACGGTAACAGTAACAGCattaatgatgacgatgatgacacTGAAAATTATGTGCTCGAAGGCACCGATCAATATTTGAAGTCTTCTCGCTCACCACCATCATCCGCATCATCAGCATACACCCCATCGCCTCCATCTTCAGCACGTAGGGATTCTAATCGTGGCTATGAAATGCAGAAAGATAACGAACATGAGGGCAATGATAGACACGCagaaatttttatctttcATTATGGTGTAATTGTGTTTTGGAATTTCACTGAAatacaagagaaaaatatacTTGGCGACATAACGTTTGCAGATTACAAAAACTTGATGATTCGGCCATTAGACGAACAAGATATCGAAACCGAACAATTCCACTTCGAATATGACAGAGATACCGAGAGGCCGCGAATCTTTAACGATATTGTCACATTGCGTTCAGGGGACCATATCATCGAATTGACACTATCACATGCCATTGCACAATCCTCCAAATTATCAAGATTTGAATCCAGAATTTCGCCAATTCTAATATCTGTCACGAAGCTACCCAAGAGGCTGGCACTATACGGTACTCTCGGATTAAAGCGAGAACAATTGCTGAAAAAGTCAGGGAAGCTATTCAAACTAAGAGTGGATGTAAACCTTTCATCCACTATATTGGATACGCCcgaatttttttggtcatTTGAACCAAGCTTGCATCCACTGTACGTGGCCATGAGAGAATATTTGGAGATTGATCAAAGAGTACAAGTTCTGAATGATCGTTGCAAGGTCTTTTTGGAATTCTTTGACATCTGTGTTGACTCCGTCGCAGAAAGAAACATGGCACGTGTTACATGGTGGTTCATTCTGGTCATTTTATTCGGAGTTATATTTTCGCTAGCAGAGATCTTCGTTCGCTATATAATTATACATCGTCATTCCACTAAATAG